In a genomic window of Deltaproteobacteria bacterium:
- a CDS encoding DUF4258 domain-containing protein, protein MRDEPLKEAEAHRVIRSIIEDGEVEFWGHALKEMAEDGLSQVDVLNVLRGGWPDPGEFEGGAWRYRVHTPKICVVVQLWSEENLAVVTAWRKK, encoded by the coding sequence ATGCGCGATGAGCCGCTGAAGGAGGCGGAAGCACACCGCGTCATCCGCTCGATCATCGAAGATGGCGAGGTGGAGTTTTGGGGCCACGCGCTGAAGGAGATGGCCGAAGACGGGTTGTCCCAGGTCGACGTACTGAACGTCCTCCGGGGCGGATGGCCGGATCCCGGCGAGTTCGAGGGAGGAGCGTGGCGATACCGGGTGCACACGCCGAAGATCTGCGTGGTCGTGCAACTGTGGTCCGAGGAGAACCTGGCCGTCGTCACGGCTTGGAGAAAGAAATGA
- a CDS encoding helix-turn-helix domain-containing protein, whose translation MRAMKCPECGGTVSEKIGTHAYLGDELPNVELIGVKLRTCEDCGATSVVIPKLARLHRLLAATIAKSAHQLAPGEIRFLRKHLGWSGQDFARHFGVTPETVSRWENGAKPMGPTAERLLRLSALVVDPVEEYPLPDELGERPSGVKFSAALDHEWRIRAA comes from the coding sequence ATGAGGGCGATGAAGTGTCCGGAATGCGGGGGCACGGTCTCGGAGAAGATCGGAACGCACGCCTACCTCGGGGACGAGCTCCCGAACGTGGAGTTGATTGGCGTGAAGCTTCGGACCTGCGAGGACTGCGGGGCGACGAGCGTGGTGATCCCGAAGCTCGCGAGGCTTCACCGTCTGCTGGCTGCCACGATCGCCAAGTCGGCGCACCAACTCGCGCCGGGTGAGATTCGGTTCCTGCGAAAGCACCTGGGATGGTCGGGACAGGACTTTGCGCGTCATTTTGGGGTGACGCCGGAAACGGTGTCGCGGTGGGAGAATGGGGCGAAGCCGATGGGGCCCACGGCGGAACGGCTTCTCAGGCTTTCGGCGCTTGTGGTCGACCCTGTGGAGGAATACCCGCTCCCCGATGAGCTTGGTGAGCGACCCAGCGGGGTGAAGTTTTCCGCCGCGCTCGATCACGAGTGGCGGATCCGCGCGGCCTGA